A window of Sphingobacterium sp. SRCM116780 contains these coding sequences:
- a CDS encoding neutral zinc metallopeptidase, with translation MKWQGGKQSDNFEDRRGMSGGQKLTLGGIGGVIVLIVGFLMGGDPAQLLQQAQNMGAGTEQTGEPREISAEEQQLTDFSRTVLSSTEAVWTNLFTQQLNKNYTPTTLVVYDGGTETNGCGLGKASYGPFYCPGDQKIYLDLTFNQELTTKFGAKGEFALAYVIAHEVGHHIQQLVGLLPETNGMRGKMSEAENNKISVMTELQADFYAGVWAHHVNEMSDIKIDYNDIMDGMAAAEAVGDDKLQTEAQGYAVPDSFTHGTSAQRRAWFKKGYDSGDMRTGNTFKDPSLQ, from the coding sequence ATGAAATGGCAAGGTGGAAAACAAAGTGATAACTTTGAAGATAGAAGAGGGATGTCTGGTGGTCAGAAACTGACTTTAGGAGGTATAGGTGGAGTTATTGTATTGATTGTTGGTTTTTTAATGGGTGGTGATCCTGCTCAATTATTACAGCAAGCTCAAAATATGGGAGCAGGAACTGAACAAACTGGTGAACCTAGAGAAATTAGTGCTGAAGAACAACAATTGACAGATTTTTCAAGAACAGTTCTATCAAGTACAGAAGCTGTATGGACAAATCTGTTTACTCAACAATTGAATAAAAATTATACACCAACTACTTTAGTGGTTTATGATGGAGGTACTGAAACAAATGGATGCGGTTTGGGTAAAGCTTCGTATGGACCCTTTTATTGTCCAGGTGATCAAAAGATATATTTGGATTTAACCTTTAATCAGGAATTGACAACCAAATTTGGCGCTAAAGGGGAATTTGCTTTGGCATATGTGATCGCGCATGAAGTTGGACATCATATTCAGCAATTGGTTGGCTTGCTTCCTGAAACGAATGGGATGCGAGGTAAAATGAGCGAGGCTGAAAATAACAAGATATCGGTAATGACGGAGTTACAGGCGGATTTTTATGCTGGTGTTTGGGCACACCATGTGAATGAAATGTCAGACATAAAAATTGATTACAATGATATCATGGATGGAATGGCAGCAGCTGAAGCAGTAGGGGATGATAAATTGCAAACAGAAGCGCAAGGTTATGCGGTACCAGACTCATTTACACATGGCACCTCGGCGCAACGTAGAGCTTGGTTTAAGAAAGGTTATGATTCTGGTGATATGCGTACTGGAAATACCTTTAAAGATCCTAGCTTGCAATAG